One window of Scheffersomyces stipitis CBS 6054 chromosome 1, whole genome shotgun sequence genomic DNA carries:
- a CDS encoding predicted protein — MALFGSSSSAAPAPASKSLKQEIQDQISQELAVANATELVSKITENCFEKCISQPGTSLNGQEDFCVNQCLEKYMRSWNVISRAYITRIQQSSSEK, encoded by the coding sequence ATGGCActttttggttcttcttctagcGCTGCTCCTGCTCCAGCCTCCAAATCTCTCAAGCAAGAGATACAAGACCAGATTTCCCAGGAATTGGCTGTAGCCAATGCCACCGAGTTAGTCAGCAAGATCACAGAGAACTgctttgaaaaatgtatCAGTCAACCAGGAACTTCTTTGAATGGTCAGGAAGATTTCTGTGTCAATCAATGTTTGGAGAAGTATATGAGATCGTGGAACGTGATCTCCAGAGCTTACATCACCAGAATTCAACAGTCGTCCAGCGAGAAGTAA
- a CDS encoding putative serine esterase, with product MSSSSSTLRVTPPKEEQSAHLFVLVHGLWGSPNHMLTIERLVKDMLPSVSAEKVVTLKPSSFRFWKTYDGLERNARSVISEIFYEIETLKQKNNYNVTKISFVGYSLGGLISRYLIGLLEEMDFFATVKPIFFSTYATPHVGIEFFANNIFDNTANAVGPYLFGPSGRQMFVADTDKALREMADPNKKFYLGLAKFEKHILLANVKNDRTVAFFTSYITEYSPFDDWKVVKIKYLKNLPHLSVGDVHVRPKFVDLTRTHQLSPQDIKTFEGNKQEAMTFLQKNKVAKILAVAALAAFFLPFWIPLVLITSLYVSVYSSIKVRFLSLPEVEKHWNTLKDTVYGNSPVDPIDVQIGTEQRKRRAQLIHQESFKGDTSSITGNAMENIMYAEERFVGKNGDIKEDEEGDSENSNNTITENSANGSPVKDEDELVSDKNKKRLVSVSLELNDEAARLHLATLKVKDVEKFPLFNSKTKLEMGPDKKFIIDSLNRLDWIKVPVYLDCWNAHDGIVSRKGPTSNAKGVSNIVIWCSLLREHLKSTMVRSSSKPTDDI from the exons ATGCTGCTGTCGTCTTCTACACTTCGTGTAACTCCGCCCAAGGAGGAGCAGAGTGCACATCTTTTTGTGCTAGTTCACGGATTATGGGGCAGTCCAAATCACATGTTGACCATCGAAAGGTTGGTTAAAGACATGTTGCCGCTGGTTTCGGCGGAGAAAGTCGTCACTTTGAAGCCGTCGAGTTTTCGGTTCTGGAAAACATATGATGGGCTTGAAAGAAATGCCCGACTGGTGATCTCCGAGATTTTCTACGAGATTGAGACTCTCaagcagaagaacaacTACAATGTCACTAAGATTTCATTTGTAGGCTATTCGCTTGGCGGACTTATTTCGCGGTACTTGATTGGACTTTTGGAGGAAATGGACTTCTTTGCAACTGTCAAGCctatcttcttttcgaCTTACGCTACTCCTCATGTTGGTATAGAGTTCTTTGCTAACAACATCTTTGACAACACAGCCAACGCTGTGGGTCCATACCTTTTTGGACCTTCGGGTCGCCAAATGTTTGTAGCCGATACCGATAAAGCTCTCCGTGAAATGGCTGATCCAAACAAAAAGTTCTATCTCGGATTGGCAAAATTCGAGAAGCATATTCTCCTAGCCAACGTAAAAAATGATCGTACCGTAGcctttttcacttcttaCATCACCGAGTACTCGCCCTTTGACGACTGGAAGGTtgtcaaaatcaaatacttgaagaacttgccCCATTTGCTGGTGGGAGACGTTCATGTCAGACCGAAATTCGTCGATTTGACAAGAACGCATCAGCTTTCACCTCAAGATATCAAGACTTTTGAGGGAAATAAGCAGGAGGCTATGACttttctccagaagaatAAGGTTGCCAAGATTCTCGCTGTCGCAGCGTTGGCAGCGTTCTTCTTGCCCTTCTGGATCCCCTTAGTGTTGATCACCAGTTTGTACGTTTCTGTCTACAGTCTGATCAAGGTCCGGTTCTTGTCGTTACCGGAAGTTGAAAAGCATTGGAACACGCTCAAAGACACCGTGTACGGTAACTCGCCTGTAGATCCTATAGATGTTCAGATTGGTACGGAGCAACGTAAGAGACGAGCACAGTTGATTCACCAGGAGTCTTTTAAGGGAGATACCTCGCTGATCACCGGCAATGCCATGGAAAACATCATGTATGCGGAAGAAAGGTTTGTAGGAAAAAATGGGGATATcaaggaagacgaagaaggCGATAGTGAGAACTCTAACAACACTATCACCGAGAACTCGGCCAATGGTTCTCCTGTTA aagacgaagatgagCTTGTTTcagacaagaacaagaagaggTTGGTATCTGTGAGTCTAGAATTGAACGACGAAGCTGCCAGGTTACATCTAGCTACCTTGAAGGTTAAGGATGTAGAGAAATTTCCGCTTTTCAACAGCAAGACAAAGTTAGAAATGGGTCCTGATAAGAAGTTTATCATTGACTCGTTAAATCGGCTCGATTGGATCAAGGTGCCAGTATATTTGGACTGCTGGAATGCTCATGATGGTATAGTCAGTCGTAAGGGCCCTACTTCCAACGCAAAAGGAGTGTCTAATATCGTTATCTGGTGCTCACTATTACGGGAGCATCTCAAAAGTACGATGGTTAGACTGTCCAGTAAACCTACAGATGATATATAG
- a CDS encoding HDEL receptor for ER protein retention, giving the protein MNIFSFFGDLSHLASIFILLYAIERNQSIRGLSLKTQALYVVVYLTRYLNLFFKFYSLYNSLLKVFFIGSSIYTVYVLTHKYQRTAQEHLDTFQVRYLTGGAFVTSLILTHKYTILEVVWSFSIWLESVAILPQLFILQRTGEAENITVHYIFALGIYRVLYIPNWVYRYFVEGHFDYISVIAGLVQTAVYSDFFYIYYTKVLKGKKFELPV; this is encoded by the coding sequence ATGAAtatcttctccttctttggCGATCTCTCGCACTTGGCctccatcttcatcttgttgtatgCCATCGAAAGGAATCAGTCTATCCGAGGCCTCTCCCTCAAGACCCAGGCTCTCTACGTAGTGGTCTACTTGACTCGGTACctcaacttgttcttcaagttctacTCCTTGTACAACTCACTTCTCAAGGTGTTTTTCATCGGCTCTTCTATATACACCGTCTACGTCTTGACCCACAAATACCAGAGAACAGCCCAAGAACACCTCGACACCTTCCAGGTGCGCTACCTTACCGGAGGAGCCTTTGTGacttctttgatcttgactCACAAGTACACCATCTTGGAAGTGGTATGGTCCTTTTCCATCTGGCTCGAGTCCGTAGCCATTCTTCCGCAGTTGTTCATCTTGCAAAGAACAGGCGAAGCAGAAAACATTACCGTTCATTACATCTTTGCCTTGGGTATCTACCGTGTGTTGTACATCCCCAACTGGGTGTACCGTTACTTTGTAGAGGGCCATTTTGATTACATTTCAGTTATTGCTGGTTTGGTCCAGACGGCCGTCTACTCagacttcttctatatctACTACACCAAGGTGTTGAAGGGCAAGAAGTTCGAGTTGCCTGTTTGA
- a CDS encoding predicted protein: MQVWALFRVILLIRAVLAVASTGSKGLNQHIREFGDSAIEDNLKRARYSLIYFYRDACQYCDKFNPDFENLSVLFNNASDSGEGENSIIQVIKTNGKVNPRLNQLFKVQSYPTLKLLDFKTMEIFTYTKRKRDILSLLEFVKEKVPDAKPNYKNFVSKVKYLDNASFDDHVKQSKKDTLVVFTMPYMDDWINYQYPAHFYQQLADRMSSDERNIQFSLVDAGSQAASDVIAGLKISNFPSIVYFKGDGRVKAYGVYDQNQVMHGILSEKTLDSFIDNIDSEEHGKWFEMKRSSIDSS, from the exons ATGCAAGTGTGGGCGTTGTTTCGAGTCATCCTCTTGATCCGGGCGGTGCTTGCAGTCGCCAGCACTGGATCAAAAGGCCTAAATCAGCATATTCGTGAATTCGGCGATTCAGCCATTGAAGATAATCTAAAGCGAGCCAGATATTCTCTAATTTACTTCTATAGAGATGCGTGTCAGTACTGTGATAAGTTCAATCCGGACTTTGAGAACTTGAGCGTACTATTCAATAACGCTAGTGACTCTGGGGAAGGCGAGAACAGTATTATTCAGGTTATCAAGACGAATGGGAAGGTCAACCCCAGATTGAACCAGCTTTTCAAGGTTCAACTGTATCCGACCTTGAAGCTTTTGGACTTCAAGACTATGGAAATATTCACATACacgaaaagaaaaagagataTTCTCTCATTACTTGAGTTTGTCAAGGAAAAAGTGCCAGACGCAAAGCCCAACTATAAGAACTTTGTCTCCAAAGTCAAATACTTGGATAATGCTAGCTTTGATGACCATGTCAAACAGCTGAAGAAGGATACGTTGGTGGTTTTCACTATGCCATATATGGACGACTGGATCAACTACCAATATCCTGCTCATTTCTATCAGCAATTGGCCGATAGAATGTCTAGCGATGAACGTaacattcaattctctctTGTAGATGCTGGATCCCAAGCAGCCAGTGATGTAATAGCTGGACTAAAGATCAGCAACTTCCCATCTATAGTCTATTTCAAGGGAGACGGTAGAGTCAAAGCTTATGGAGTTTATGACCAGAACCAAGTAATGCATGGGATATTGAGTGAAAAAACCTTGGACAGCTTCATAGACAATATAGATTCTGAAGAACATGGAAAATGGTTTGA GATGAAGAGGAGCAGTATAGACAGCTCTTGA
- the HWP1 gene encoding hyphal wall protein (putative) (hyphal wall protein similar to FLO1), which produces MHIHNTMKGLISALTLATAVSAASSSFPTIRVTTVSTVECSSCLVSSATLYQNSTTNAGTTSTTLQGLGGIAPAAASEDPVSSDPTTSVDPVSSEAPVSSDPVSSDPVSSSDPTTSADPTSSDPVSSDPISSIDPVSSDPVSSDPVSSDPVSSDPVSSDPSTSSSVTSSDPVSSSSSKVKSTIYAYETEVEDVAFEVTRTICPDDNECYVTTDLESSTTYTTTVDGILTVITTGIPVTKSEGTTTVDGVETIFTTYCPLTETTSSSKEAVSTESTTTAPESSAAPVEDVTETEINTTVITITSCSHNACKKITKTTGVTTVTEPNTIYTTYCPLSSESIETSSIETSVESTISETTTSATPEPSTSVATESTIVSVASTSETPVAESTVSVASQPASSEAVSSETPVPTSSIKTTPLSTINVITNNIITETASPVTSSEIQPSYSAEPSINLFTYEGAAVSSIRNTGFLSIFVALALAVI; this is translated from the coding sequence ATGCATATCCACAATACTATGAAAGGGTTAATAAGTGCCCTTACTCTTGCTACTGCAGTCTCggctgcttcttcaagcttCCCAACAATAAGAGTCACAACAGTATCTACTGTAGAGTGTTCCTCCTGTTTGGTGTCCCTGGCTACTTTATACCAAAACTCTACTACAAACGCAGGAACCACTCTGACTACCTTACAAGGACTTGGAGGTATTGCgccagcagcagcttcagaaGACCCAGTTTCATCTGATCCAACTACTCTGGTAGATCCAGTGTCTTCAGAAGCTCCAGTTTCGTCTGATccagtttcttctgatccagtttcttcttccgaCCCAACTACTTCTGCTgatccaacttcttctgatcCAGTATCGTCTGATCCAATTTCATCTATCGACCCAGTCTCTTCCGACCCAGTTTCTTCCGACCCAGTTTCTTCCGACCCAGTTTCTTCCGACCCAGTTAGCTCAGATCCAAGTACTTCTAGTTCAGTTACTTCCTCCGACCCAGTctcatcctcttcttcaaaggtCAAGTCTACTATTTATGCTTACGAGACcgaagtagaagatgttGCTTTCGAAGTTACCAGGACTATCTGCCCTGACGATAACGAGTGCTATGTAACTACCGACTTGGAGTCTTCGACTACTTACACTACCACAGTTGATGGTATCTTGACAGTTATTACCACCGGAATTCCAGTGACCAAATCTGAAGGTACTACCACTGTCGATGGCGTTGAAACCATTTTCACCACCTACTGCCCATTGACTGAAACCACCCTGTCTTCTAAAGAGGCTGTATCAACTGAATCAACTACTACTGCCCCAGAGTCGTCTGCTGCCCCAGTAGAAGATGTCACTGAGACTGAGATCAACACTACCGTTATTACCATCACTTCCTGTAGCCACAATGCTTGCAAAAAGATTACCAAGACTACTGGTGTAACTACTGTCACCGAACCTAATACCATCTACACTACATACTGCCCATTGTCTTCTGAATCTATTGAGACTAGCTCTATTGAGACTTCAGTAGAGTCTACAATTTCAGAGACTACAACTTCTGCTACCCCAGAGCCTTCGACTTCTGTTGCAACAGAGTCCACAATTGTTTCAGTGGCTTCGACTTCTGAAACTCCAGTGGCCGAATCCACAGTTTCAGTTGCTTCACAGCCTGCATCATCAGAGGCCGTTTCTTCGGAGACTCCAGTACCAACGTCGTCTATTAAGACTACTCCTCTTTCGACTATTAACGttatcaccaacaacattATCACAGAAACTGCTTCTCCAGTTACTTCGTCTGAAATCCAGCCTAGCTACTCAGCAGAACCATCTATAAATCTCTTCACATATGAAGGTGCTGCTGTATCAAGCATTAGGAACACTGGATTCCTCAGTATATTTGTTGCTTTGGCTCTTGCTGTCATATAG
- a CDS encoding proteasome subunit, protein MNATVASEYSSEIHSVPIEHRFNPYSDNGGTVLGIAGEDFAVLAGDTRQVEGYSIQSRYQPKVFNVGDDIVMTANGFAADGAALIDRFKNQLQWYKFDHGGKKLNIKSAARYIQHLLYGKRFFPYYVSTLIAGLDEEGKGAVYSYDPVGSYEREQCRAGGAAASLIMPFLDNQVNFKNQYEPGSDGKKKRELRYLTLDEVLELVRDAFSSATERHIQVGDGLEILIVTKEGVRTEYFDLKRD, encoded by the coding sequence ATGAACGCTACTGTTGCTTCAGAATACTCATCGGAAATCCACTCCGTGCCCATTGAACATAGATTCAATCCATACTCCGATAATGGTGGTACCGTTTTGGGTATCGCCGGAGAAGACTTTGCTGTTTTGGCTGGAGACACCAGACAAGTAGAAGGGTATTCGATCCAGTCACGTTACCAGCCCAAGGTGTTCAATGTTGGGGACGACATTGTGATGACGGCCAACGGTTTTGCTGCCGATGGTGCTGCGTTAATTGACAGATTCAAGAACCAATTGCAATGGTATAAATTTGACCACGGCggaaagaagttgaatatcAAATCTGCTGCCAGATACATCCAGCATCTTCTTTACGGAAAGAGATTCTTTCCGTATTACGTTAGCACTTTGATAGCGGGACTCGACGAAGAAGGTAAGGGTGCTGTTTATTCGTACGACCCCGTAGGTTCTTATGAAAGAGAACAGTGTAGAGCTGGAGGAGCTGCTGCTTCGTTGATCATGCCCTTTTTAGATAATCAGGTTAACTTCAAGAACCAGTATGAACCTGGAAGTGATggcaagaaaaagagagaatTGAGATACTTGACGTTGGACGAAGTGTTGGAGTTGGTGCGCGAtgccttttcttcagccACAGAAAGACATATCCAAGTAGGTGATGGATTAGAGATCTTGATTGTCACTAAGGAAGGTGTGAGAACAGAGTACTTTGACTTGAAGAGAGATTAA
- a CDS encoding predicted protein, with amino-acid sequence MPLRSLVSHSVKTSNFSGGKSIVKVLLVGVGSCLTANFYYRGISNDVQAIETSVHELLPNPGAETYELGLYQSSQKEEHDRLEQHRSQRLNHDNVAVRIIYYVKYTIEDYVIDPLVSVARFVELSLIFLPVLVASPLCWFGRRDLRTGKTVRSGAQIWFAYLRWSAEVAGASFVKLGQWAASRTDIFPKEMCDELGQLHSDGTPHSLESTKRIISGSFDNLPFEEIFDAFFEKPLGVGAIAQVYIGKLSDKALSKVRKTTDWESHLQQEEDLLQDEPFLDRILVTEHNDPLTSNQYVAIKVLHPNVETKINRDLKIMKFFATVINVIPTMEWLSLPDEVEQFSMLMRLQLDLRIEGLNLAKFRHNFRHRLDIHFPKPYLGFTTRDVLVEEFIHAIPMSKMLSLSDNFGKNLSKEISDKGLDAFLKMLILDNFVHADLHPGNMMVRFYKNELFKHEREYKIVKSSNETETNRITNELMKLGDDSDAWCAKLSELYEEGYHAEICFLDVGLITELNHTDRVNFIDLFKALSEFDGYKAGELMVERSRTPETAINKEIFAIKVEKLVDRMKERTFTLGNISIGDLLDQVLGMVRNHHVRMEGDFVTVIVAILLLEGLGRQLDPELDLFARFVYALLIGFPTENEFSMFFI; translated from the coding sequence ATGCCTTTGAGGTCCTTGGTGTCCCATTCGGTGAAAACCagcaatttttcaggtGGCAAGCTGATCGTGAAAGTATTGTTAGTAGGAGTTGGTTCATGTTTGACAGCCAATTTCTACTACAGAGGGATCAGCAACGATGTCCAGGCAATTGAAACCTCAGTCCATGAGTTGTTACCGAATCCTGGAGCTGAAACCTACGAGTTGGGACTCTACCAGTCCTCgcagaaagaagaacatgaTCGATTGGAACAGCACAGGTCACAACGATTGAACCATGACAATGTCGCTGTTAGAATAATTTATTATGTTAAATATACTATAGAGGATTATGTCATCGATCCGCTTGTGTCGGTAGCTCGCTTTGTTGAATTGTCGTTGATATTTCTTCCTGTGCTTGTTGCTTCTCCTCTCTGTTGGTTTGGAAGACGAGATCTCCGGACCGGTAAAACGGTTCGCTCGGGTGCGCAGATCTGGTTTGCGTATTTGAGATGGTCTGCGGAAGTGGCTGGTGCTTCCTTTGTGAAGTTGGGCCAGTGGGCTGCTTCCCGTACAGACATATTTCCGAAGGAGATGTGCGATGAGCTTGGGCAGTTGCACTCCGATGGAACACCGCATTCCTTGGAGCTGACAAAGAGGATCATCAGTGGCAGTTTTGACAATTTGCCGTTTGAAGAGATCTTCGATGCGTTCTTTGAAAAACCGTTGGGAGTTGGTGCAATCGCCCAGGTATATATTGGAAAGTTGTCTGACAAAGCTTTGTCCAAAGTCAGAAAGACCACCGACTGGGAAAGCCACCTccagcaagaagaagatcttttGCAGGATGAGCCATTTTTGGATAGGATCCTAGTCACAGAACACAACGATCCATTGACTTCTAACCAGTATGTTGCCATCAAGGTGTTGCACCCAAATGTAGAAACCAAGATCAATCGAGACTTGAAGATTATGAAATTCTTTGCGACCGTCATCAACGTCATTCCGACGATGGAGTGGCTCTCTCTTCCGGATGAAGTAGAGCAGTTCTCGATGTTGATGCGTTTGCAATTGGATTTGCGTATAGAAGGgttgaacttggccaagttcaGACATAACTTCCGTCACCGTTTGGATATACACTTCCCCAAACCGTACTTGGGATTCACTACCAGGGATGTTTTGGTGGAAGAGTTCATTCATGCGATTCCGATGAGCAAAATGCTCTCGTTGCTGGACAACTTCGGCAAGAACCTATCGAAAGAAATCAGTGACAAGGGCCTAGATGcgttcttgaaaatgttaATTCTTGACAATTTTGTTCATGCTGATTTGCACCCTGGAAATATGATGGTGCGGTTCTATAAGAATGAACTTTTCAAGCACGAGAGGGAGTACAAGATCGTTAAGTCGAGTAACGAAACAGAAACGAACAGAATAACTAACGAATTAATGAAGTTGGGAGACGACTCAGATGCGTGGTGTGCCAAATTGAGCGAGTTGTATGAAGAGGGATACCATGCAGAGATATGTTTCCTCGATGTAGGGTTGATCACAGAGTTGAATCACACTGATAGAGTAAATTTTATAGACCTTTTTAAAGCCCTATCTGAGTTTGATGGGTATAAGGCTGGAGAGTTGATGGTAGAAAGATCGCGAACTCCCGAAACGGCCATCAACAAGGAGATTTTTGCCATCAAGGTGGAGAAGTTGGTAGACAGAATGAAGGAAAGAACATTTACCTTGGGTAATATCAGTATTGGAGACTTGTTGGACCAGGTATTGGGAATGGTTCGTAACCATCATGTCAGAATGGAGGGTGACTTTGTAACGGTTATAGTGGCTATTTTATTACTAGAAggacttggaagacaatTGGATCCAGAATTGGATTTGTTTGCAAGGTTCGTATACGCGCTTTTGATTGGATTTCCCACCGAGAATGAATTTTCCATGTTTTTCATCTAA